In Paenibacillus sp. G2S3, a single window of DNA contains:
- the pilO gene encoding type 4a pilus biogenesis protein PilO, which yields MEQFNKYRSPIVLGVLILFLMLFAFYMLGVQPTNKEISAQNAKISQLQKEAEILQTKINELKSSATSLDSEQQELLAALPKGDDSEGLIDDLRAVGMSSQARLKDVSFILDEANPIQQMTGSAEMLFPTVKQIKMNAVVEGTYTSIRQWMDELQMLARIVNVDSFNFQQSYEERSANSPESILTANVAFTAYYEVVTPSSN from the coding sequence ATGGAACAGTTCAATAAGTATCGCTCTCCAATCGTATTAGGTGTATTGATTCTGTTCTTGATGTTGTTTGCTTTTTATATGCTGGGTGTTCAACCGACAAATAAGGAAATATCCGCACAGAACGCCAAGATCAGCCAGCTACAAAAAGAAGCAGAGATTCTCCAAACTAAAATTAATGAACTAAAAAGCAGCGCAACTTCTTTAGATTCGGAACAACAGGAGCTTCTGGCAGCACTCCCGAAAGGCGATGACAGCGAAGGATTGATCGATGATTTACGAGCGGTTGGGATGTCCTCACAGGCACGCTTAAAAGATGTCAGCTTTATTTTGGATGAGGCTAATCCGATTCAGCAAATGACTGGTTCGGCTGAGATGTTGTTCCCGACGGTCAAACAGATCAAAATGAATGCTGTAGTAGAGGGCACCTATACAAGCATACGGCAGTGGATGGATGAGCTGCAAATGCTGGCGCGTATCGTGAATGTAGACTCGTTTAATTTCCAACAATCCTATGAGGAGCGTTCTGCGAACAGTCCTGAAAGTATCTTGACGGCTAACGTAGCTTTCACGGCTTATTATGAGGTGGTTACTCCATCATCGAACTAG
- the pilM gene encoding pilus assembly protein PilM, whose protein sequence is MLGLGPKVAGLSIEATGIRYISFKNKQSWEVRKKRYLPLLPGMIIENQVADSEALYDRVRQWVRKEGLRGSKVSLSIPPSQIIIRKMSIPSTNDKQVEQLVKLEVETGLHLPFENPVYDYVTLEVDEEHSHLLVFAAPRKSIQDYVEILERAGLRISSVEISATALARSIATGHGESFAETMLINLEPSVMDVYMFRNGNPVFIRTINLLDLHKGRNVTTLEFMADSEVLAETAVAVEEQLSPEQMVEITAEISRMLSFYQYSLHDGSTRIKNLVITGAPSIRKQLDLELQQSLAELEITPISLDQMGKDAVSDLELNDYRVAAGTAQKSIISVDTIDLLPREDRETLLFPYVTLGLVAIWLVGTIGTGIYFSANKGQISNGKEELQGLQDRSLMLQVELGKLKNSGPGQLDRKTAITEIQNNKVVAVPILDELVKGLSPGSLLRDINYTYRTSIDLTVNVPTMVDAANYLRQLRQMSFTVDASISKLTEGTVNQSAGPTNAAISLNMYTAIYKVNLAVDKSQTNGTEASQEEVNSDGTVQ, encoded by the coding sequence CGAGGCGCTGTATGACCGAGTCAGGCAGTGGGTGAGGAAGGAAGGGTTAAGGGGCAGCAAGGTTTCCTTATCCATCCCACCATCGCAGATCATCATCCGCAAAATGAGCATCCCAAGTACCAACGATAAGCAGGTAGAACAGCTCGTGAAGCTGGAAGTGGAGACGGGTCTGCATTTGCCTTTTGAAAATCCTGTTTACGACTATGTAACGCTCGAAGTGGATGAGGAGCATAGCCATTTACTTGTATTTGCCGCTCCCCGGAAATCGATACAGGATTATGTAGAAATTTTGGAGCGTGCGGGCCTCCGTATAAGCAGTGTTGAAATTTCGGCAACCGCCTTGGCGCGCAGTATAGCGACTGGACATGGGGAAAGCTTTGCGGAAACGATGCTGATTAATCTAGAGCCATCCGTCATGGATGTTTATATGTTCAGAAACGGAAATCCGGTGTTCATTCGTACGATTAACTTGCTTGATCTGCATAAGGGTAGAAATGTTACGACATTGGAGTTCATGGCTGACAGTGAGGTTTTGGCAGAAACAGCAGTTGCTGTGGAAGAGCAATTATCACCGGAGCAAATGGTGGAGATCACTGCGGAAATCTCGCGGATGCTCAGCTTCTACCAGTACAGCTTGCATGATGGCTCGACTCGTATCAAAAACTTAGTCATAACAGGTGCCCCATCCATTCGTAAACAGCTAGACCTTGAGCTTCAGCAGTCGCTTGCAGAACTCGAGATTACACCGATAAGTCTAGACCAGATGGGTAAAGATGCTGTATCTGATCTCGAGCTAAATGATTACCGAGTAGCAGCTGGGACAGCTCAAAAAAGCATCATCAGCGTGGACACGATTGACCTATTGCCAAGAGAAGATCGGGAGACGTTATTATTCCCCTATGTGACCCTGGGTCTTGTAGCGATCTGGCTGGTGGGAACGATTGGGACGGGGATTTATTTTTCGGCTAATAAGGGTCAAATCTCTAATGGTAAAGAGGAGCTGCAAGGCTTGCAGGATCGCAGTTTAATGCTACAGGTAGAGCTTGGAAAGCTTAAAAACAGCGGACCTGGCCAGTTAGATCGGAAGACGGCAATCACAGAGATTCAGAACAATAAGGTGGTTGCTGTTCCCATACTAGATGAATTAGTCAAAGGGTTGTCACCGGGCTCTCTGCTCCGTGACATTAACTACACCTACCGGACATCGATTGACCTGACTGTAAATGTACCTACTATGGTAGATGCCGCTAATTATTTAAGACAGCTGCGTCAGATGTCCTTCACGGTGGATGCTTCTATTTCGAAGCTGACCGAAGGAACTGTGAATCAGAGTGCGGGACCAACGAATGCAGCCATTTCTTTAAATATGTATACAGCGATTTATAAAGTGAACTTAGCAGTAGATAAGTCGCAAACGAATGGAACGGAAGCTAGTCAAGAGGAGGTGAACAGCGATGGAACAGTTCAATAA